In Arachis stenosperma cultivar V10309 chromosome 1, arast.V10309.gnm1.PFL2, whole genome shotgun sequence, one DNA window encodes the following:
- the LOC130971991 gene encoding protein MICRORCHIDIA 6-like: protein MTWEYWDCHCQLLGYQKKRPKSQVPIDTLPPKPPGFEIPVALNKSTYPHSTFEQVSPTKRKERHGSMDLHKMKKQTRKQDFSTSVGCNDENIQGCIRMLITTACSEDQGAIHLIQVNTELRAR, encoded by the exons ATGACGTGGGAATACTG GGATTGTCATTGTCAACTACTTGGGTATCAGAAAAAGAGGCCTAAGTCTCAGGTCCCCATTGATACTTTGCCGCCAAAACCACCTGGCTTTGAAATACCGGTGGCATTGAACAAAAGTACCTATCCACATAGCACGTTTGAGCAAG TATCTCCTACTAAGAGGAAAGAGAGACATGGATCTATGGACCTTCATAAGATGAAAAAGCAAACAAGGAAACAGGATTTCTCAACAAGTGTTGGTTGCAATGATGAGAATATACAGGGCTGCATTAGAATGTTGATT ACTACTGCATGTTCTGAAGACCAAGGCGCTATACACTTGATACAAGTGAACACAGAACTCCGTGCaag GTGA
- the LOC130934305 gene encoding extensin-like: protein MRKKTIAKRAPREKIYKLPTKPSTHSQDRTFTPSPSPPTSPPHCDPMARTKNTPRILASAKPTPPPKATPSKPSSSKPSSAKPSSSKGKRPATEEPIPEPTQPKSRSVPMRSQRGNTRVPLKNVKEPEIGPFDHKAHF from the coding sequence ATGAGGAAGAAAACCATTGCAAAAAGGGCTCCTCGTGAGAAGATTTATAAGCTACCCACAAAGCCTTCCACTCACTCTCAAGACCGGACCTTTAccccttctccttctcctcctaccTCTCCTCCTCACTGCGACCCCATGGCTCGGACCAAAAACACTCCAAGGATTCTTGCCTCTGCCAAGCCGACGCCACCACCAAAGGCCACACCTTCCAAGCCTAGCTCTTCAAAACCGAGTTCAGCAAAGCCTAGCTCCTCCAAAGGCAAACGTCCGGCGACTGAGGAACCTATTCCCGAACCAACACAACCCAAATCCAGGTCGGTTCCAATGCGCTCTCAACGAGGTAACACTCGAGTCCCTCTCAAAAATGTTAAAGAACCAGAAATTGGACCTTTTGATCACAAAGCTCATTTTTGA
- the LOC130971706 gene encoding serine/threonine-protein kinase D6PKL2-like: MDSKTSTKAPPKHHHRTAVIQTLETKDTKPSHLQVPKADKPELAASGDLSRLAQNALKQNTGETSEDKKLGSSTKKGSDSLSKRFGSGPSGSEQAVNETRGSQENLIDQEKKSSVYGSVKNSSVSAKISDGASSIAKTSGSAKISDRADPVESGKSSICRGSTSSDVSDESSCSSFSSSINKPHKANDLRWEAIQAVRARDGVLGLGHFRLLKRLGCGDIGSVYLSELSGTKCYFAMKVMDKASLASRKKLLRAQTEREILQSLDHPFLPTLYTHFETEKFSCLVMEFCPGGDLHTLRQKQPGKHFPEQAVKFYVAEVLLALEYLHMLGIVYRDLKPENVLVRDDGHIMLSDFDLSLRCAVSPTLVKTSSTDSEPLRKNPGYCVQPACIEPPSCIQPSCVAPTTCFSPRLFSSKSKKERKPKTEIGNQVSPLPELIAEPTDARSMSFVGTHEYLAPEIIKGEGHGSAVDWWTFGIFLYELLFGKTPFKGSGNRATLFNVVGQPLRFPEAPIVSFAARDLIRGLLVKEPQHRLAYKRGATEIKQHPFFEGVNWALIRCATPPEIPKTVEYEKIPSPASSASEKAVHHKSIPDHKGSDNYLEFDFF; this comes from the exons ATGGACTCCAAGACTAGCACTAAAGCTCCTCCAAAACACCATCACAGGACAGCTGTGATCCAAACCTTAGAAACAAAAGACACCAAGCCTTCTCATCTGCAGGTTCCGAAGGCGGACAAGCCTGAGCTGGCTGCTTCTGGAGATTTATCAAGGCTTGCACAAAACGCATTGAAGCAGAATACTGGGGAAACTTCCGAAGACAAGAAGTTGGGAAGTTCAACTAAAAAGGGGTCTGATTCCCTGAGTAAAAGATTTGGTTCTGGACCCTCTGGTTCTGAACAGGCTGTTAATGAGACCAGAGGCTCTCAGGAAAACCTTATTGATCAAGAGAAAAAGTCATCGGTATATGGAAGTGTGAAGAACAGTTCTGTTTCGGCCAAAATAAGTGATGGGGCTAGTAGTATTGCAAAGACCAGTGGAAGTGCCAAGATCAGTGATCGAGCTGATCCTGTTGAGAGTGGTAAGAGCAGTATTTGCAGAGGGAGCACAAGTAGTGATGTGAGCGATGAGAGTAGCTGCAGCAGCTTTAGTAGCAGCATTAACAAGCCTCACAAGGCTAATGATTTGAGATGGGAAGCCATCCAAGCTGTTCGAGCTAGAGATGGGGTACTGGGTTTAGGTCACTTTAGGCTACTGAAGAGGTTGGGTTGTGGAGATATTGGCAGTGTATATCTCTCTGAACTGAGCGGAACTAAATGTTATTTTGCAATGAAGGTAATGGACAAGGCATCCCTGGCTAGTCGTAAAAAACTACTCCGTGCTCAGACAGAAAGAGAAATACTTCAGTCATTGGACCACCCCTTCCTTCCGACTTTGTATACCCATTTTGAGACAGAGAAGTTCTCGTGTTTGGTAATGGAATTCTGCCCTGGTGGGGACTTGCATACTCTTAGACAGAAGCAGCCAGGGAAGCATTTTCCTGAGCAGGCAGTAAA GTTTTATGTGGCAGAAGTCCTCCTGGCTTTGGAGTACCTTCACATGCTTGGGATTGTCTACCGTGATCTTAAGCCAGAAAATGTACTTGTTAGGGATGACGGACATATTATGCTCTCTGACTTTGACCTTTCCCTCCGTTGTGCTGTTAGTCCAACCCTTGTAAAAACCTCATCTACAGATTCTGAGCCTTTAAGAAAGAATCCTGGTTATTGTGTCCAACCTGCATGTATTGAGCCGCCATCCTGCATCCAGCCTTCTTGTGTTGCTCCTACTACATGTTTTTCACCCCGACTCTTTTCCAGCAAATCAAAGAAGGAAAGGAAACCCAAAACTGAAATTGGCAATCAAGTGAGTCCACTACCCGAGTTGATAGCAGAACCCACTGATGCTAGGTCAATGTCATTTGTCGGAACCCACGAATACCTGGCACCTGAGATCATTAAGGGTGAAGGTCATGGAAGTGCAGTTGATTGGTGGACTTTTGGAATATTTTTATATGAGCTGTTGTTCGGGAAAACACCGTTCAAGGGATCTGGAAATCGAGCTACATTGTTTAATGTTGTAGGCCAGCCTCTGCGGTTTCCAGAAGCACCCATTGTCAGTTTTGCAGCAAGGGATCTTATAAGGGGGTTGCTTGTCAAGGAACCTCAGCATAGATTGGCATATAAAAGAGGGGCTACTGAGATAAAGCAACATCCGTTTTTTGAAGGTGTGAATTGGGCATTGATCCGGTGTGCTACCCCGCCAGAGATCCCCAAGACAGTAGAGTATGAGAAGATTCCTTCCCCAGCTTCATCAGCCAGTGAAAAGGCTGTTCACCATAAGTCAATACCTGATCATAAAGGTTCTGATAATTACCTTGAGTTTGATTTCTTTTAG